aagtgactttgcaacctaaattttcttaggcctattcttgttgagaggtcctaagaacatgactttcatttttccactagaatcctttctaagcatgtaatgagcattgaaagcaaagggtctagcatgcttgggtaagggttgtggtggtggagtttgacactcatgggcaaagtgaccttcttgtccacactcaaaacacctctttggctttgactttgacttgtgttgttgttggtgttgagtttgagccttcttctcttgatgtgccaagtacctaatgccacttctatccatcttcattacggtattcatgagtagctcactttgaagatgttgacctcttgtgaacttgctcaagccggtcttgagatgttcttttttcaacttgagcttcttgttctcttctttgagttcttcatgatttttctccaacttaagtttcatgttctcttccttaagcttctcattctcaagagctagatcactatcatggtcaaggttctctatcacaatgatgttggtggttgatagcttttcaagatctttcttgagcttctcattctcattcttgatcttgacatactcatcatagttatcgaactcaaccacttgcttgcctttgctactagaaccttgctcaatgctctcaataatcaaatcatcacatgatgtagctatatcaatcttaacaacatggttagtagcatcatgtggctcattggataatagctcatgagaaacaacaagattatcatgattgatcttgagatttgtatattctccttttagcatattgtagctagtgatgagctcattatgtatcccctcaagtttatcaagtTTTTATTTAAGCtccttcttagaagatttgagctccttgagtttggatgacatagcttcatttgcttctctaagctcaacactagttttttccgctatgtcacatttagctaaaagtgagtcattcttaagttctaacttttcatttttagctcttgtctttctaataattttagtatattgattgagcaacttgacaagatcatcataggaaggtgattcaaattcatcatcactatcactatcatcattgctagcatgatcatcacccctactatcatcatcatttgatacatttcgttcacccttggccataaggcataggtgtatagaggatgatggcggtggtgtcggtgaagatagtgaagagtcaatcacaatagcggccaccttctcattctcactgtCATCATCTGATgaacaacttgatgaatcaatatccataagccaatcaccgacgatgtatgccttgccatttttcttcttgtggaaatccttcttcttgccatccttcttgtatggcttgttttttttttcttctcatcatcatcttcattactcgagtcatctttcttgcccttgtacttcttcttgtatttgtctttctttggcttaggcattgatgtgctagatgaccaagttctccataattatagcaatccatctccgagatgggcttccttctattgctagtgaagaatttcttcttcttgccatcaaatttAACgtcgttcttgttgagcttcttaagtatcttggcggttcttctcaccatgagagcaagacttgcatcatcaatttcatcatcatgagctctcatattcaactcttgttttgctcttctcttggctagccttgaatgccaagtctttcttcttggtgaaagaagagccatcttgtggtgtgatgtgcatatacatctcatatgTGTTGATCTTTcttaatatttgagttggtgtagcggtggaaagatcaccttgatgaagtacggtcacaatatgtccatatttgtcaatggggaggacactcaagatctttcttacaacatcgaatggttgcatttgtgtgagtccaagcccattgacttcctctacaagaatattcaagcgtgagtacatttcattagcactttctctcgagagcatctcaaatgaattaagctttttcataacaagatgatagtgttcctcacgctcactctttgttcccttatggagcgcacaaatgtccgaccatagtgcatggacatCCTTGTGGTTCCgtacacggttaaacacatctttgcaaaggcaactaaagatggtgtttctaacctttgcatttcatttctcataattgatttcatcgccttgaaggtgtgtgggatccttaggttttgagaAACCTTGAAAGGCttctctaagaattccaacatctaaagattctaaataagcctccatgtggattttccaataaaaaaatcatctccctcaaagataggaggaggtccatcccagtgggacatctttctctagacggttaagcctaatttagtgagcacaaggctctaataccaattaaaaggatcaagacgcccaaaaggggggtgaattggattaattctaaaattctttgcaataattaaaccctacacttaacccacttcaccccttgtgcctagaatatgttccaattgttctaccgcacaaaagttttgcaccctaggttccaatcctactctagcatggcaattctaagaatgaaaagacaagaaatgaattgcttaaatgtaaatgcttaaagtaaagggaggagaaggaacgcggcgatgttttgccgaggtatcggagagtcgtcactccccactagtccttgttggaccacccacgcaagggtgtagctcccccttgatccgcacaaggataagtgctctctatgggctgattcttcgacactccgtcatggtgaatcgcccacaaccgctcacaacttgagttgggtcatccacaagctccgccggatgatcaccaaattctcaatcactaccaagccgtctaggtgatggcgatcaccaagagcaacaagcacaaactctcacttgacctcgacaagcctaatgagaagagtggatgcacacttgctactctccttacactaatgaggccttaatcttggattctctgatctcaatcacctcactagactcttgctctcctttgcactctcaagggtgtttctcagctgaataaATGGGCAAGAGTACCCTCTTGGACGAGTGGGGTAactatttataccccctcattcaaaacataacgtttggggGCTGAGTCTGCATttttcggggtgaccggacgcgccggtcagttatACCCGCAAAGAGCCGTTACGCTCTGccacactgaccggacacgtccggtcaagaaaaccactctctggaaccttactgatgttgaccggacggtggcacccagagtccggtcacttcgttgttcagtgtccggtcagttaccggatcctgaccagcgtccggtcagcaatgaccggacgcatccggtcaagaaatttcctctctggaacctctctggagttgaccggacgcaggaacccagcgtccggtcacttttcactcaacgtccggtcacaaccagacggcTCTGTTGATcaattgaactgaccggactcacccttcagcatccggtcagtcatttaaccctccattcacttctaactcgaaatcatatgtgaatgaagtttgctccaattgatcttagggctactccggaGCTACCTAGTGATAGATTTGAcaggtgtgcaccacacctaacccactagactcacctaggtaaagctactagttcataccccccttaatagtatggccaaaggaaaaacaaagtcctaaattaTTCTAAGTGTCTTCAACACaaaacgatacttagaactagtccatccttaaccttgtcgtccatcctttgaaaatcgaaacgatttctatcgtaggggcatgacaactatgattgtccaatcaatttccattatcaTGAtataacttaattgtctctacaaaacacatgttagtcataataatctcgtattgtcattaatcaccgaaatccacctATATGCTTTCATGACGCGCGGGGTCCGGACGGATGCAATAATTATCGTTTTCCTATATACTACATCAACGTGCGGGTTGTCGCCTGTCGTGGTCGGACCTACAGCAGGCTACGGGTCGTTACAGAGCTTGGTAGCCAGGAGAGGCCTCCAGACAGGCCCGTAGGCTGCAACCACactacttttttactccaatacGCAAAATTTACGTACCATTGCAATTAAGATTAAGATAGAAGAATTTGACCACAAATTATGCAGACACCAGAAATATATGGAAGCATCACGACACGAAGTCTTCCTGACTTTTGAGATTCATCAATGGCCCAGGCTTACCAGAAACGCAGCTAAAATATGCAGACACCTCTTGACATGTGATTCTGTGAATGCATCGCTCATATAAAGAAAACATCAGCCATGGTTCCGTTAATATTTCCCTCTTCTTGTCAATATACACAAGAGGGTTAGCATGACACTGTAAAGCCAGATGTAATACGAGTTTTTCCAGACTACCACACTACTAGATCATATTGGCAGCTATCTTATGCGCTGAGCTGAGCATACATATGGTACATTTACAGTGCTACACATTATGTGCCACGAAAAAAGTTTCTAAGTGGTGGTAAAACACACACCAATCATGCGCCATTTCTCGATCAACTCCTTCCATAGGTAACCAGAAAAGAGAATTGTGAAATTGAACACCTCTTCCATAAGTAAACATGAGAAGACATACGATGTGTATCAGTGTATGCATTCTTAGGATCGGAGAAGACCATGCCTTACTTATCTGCCAACTGGTTGTGCAGGAATTCGAGAACCGAGAGGCGCTGCAAAGGTACATAACGAAGGTTAGTCTGGAACAACAGATACAAGCATGTGGATGAGAATAGGAATAATGATGATCAAGAATAGCAACCCGTTGTTCAAGGCTAGCTTGTTCAGAATCCAGCTTCAGCTTCTCAAGACATTGAATTGCTTCCTCAAAACCCTCTACTGCGGTGCTTTCATTCCCAAGATTTCTATCCACATCCGCAACTTTGGCAAGAGAAGTTGCTAGATCAATGACCTATACCCAAGAAATGCAAATTAAAATACTATTACACTTAGCACACATACCTAGAAGCAAACTACGCCCACACCCTGGATCATGTGTCTGTTCTAAAGCAGCAGATTAGCTCTAATACAAACAGCTAAAATCAAGCTTGCCTATTCAAACCAAGGTATTCTAAAAAAAAAGTTTAAAGAACAGTATAATCATGTTTCCTGTAGAATTAAAAACGGGAAAGAAAAACTAGGGGCTCTTGGCAAGGCCAGGATTTGACCAAACATCTGTAGCGAAGCAGGATTATCATACTTtgattgaaaattatttatttaggCCATAGGTTCAAGAAGAATACTGTACAAAAGCTTGCCACTACCGAATTACGTCTAATTACCATTTTCTCTAGAAGTACAGTAAAACTTCTATCTTGCCAATTATTCCAGATCGTTAGTTTGTTGCTCCCTTCTTTGCCCTTCCCTATCACATCACTTCCATTGTAGCATTGCACAGATGAACTAGATATCTATGTGACAAATTGTAGTGCAAGATAACAGAGTTCCTGTCCCATGTCACCGAACAGTTTACGTATACTATAACCCCCTGTCTCCCACACAACATACCTGGGAAGCCACTGCTGAGTTCTCTTTTACAGCACTTCTGCGAACATCCAATGAACGGGCATAATAGTTCCTTGCAGATTGGAGGTCACCATCATAGTAGCGAAGGTCACCAATTTTGTTTAGTGAAACAGAGAGAGAATGAACCAGCTGCAGATGAATGTAAAAGATAAATTAGAAGATAGTAATTTCGATGTTATTATGTTACACTAAAATTGAATACAACCTCAAGATCTTTTGTGGGGAGTTTCGAGAGTATCTCAGCACTTTCTTCATAGTATGTGATTGCTGAAGGAGCATCTCCCAAGGTCCGACTGAAATCACAGTACAATGGCAAGGATGCAGTGTTGAATGAATTCAGTGACTAACTGATTAACAAACTTAGCAAAATAAGATCCAAGTGTCAGAGCTGATTCTTTTGACAAATATTGAATAAAGTACCAAATATATATGGAGAATGAGGCATGCTATTACAATAGTGATCAGATTAAACATTCACTAATGACAAGTAACAAAATATAGTAACTAAAGAGATTCAGAGACAGAGATATTGTAGGTCCCGTGTGAGTTGAACAAGGTAGCTAGACATGCTGATCAGGATCATGCTAACTTGCTATTAGCCTACATCAGCCTGTAATTAGCACCAACATGATGCTTGGTATAGGGAACactttttttcatttaatgaaaTACCATCCAAGAAGAGCGGGCCTGgggcaagcggtagagtcttaccgcctgtgaccggaaggtcccgggttcgagtcgcggtctcctcgcattgcactggcgagggtaaggcttgccactgacacccttccccagaccccgcacagagagggagctctctgcactgggtacgcgtTTTTAGTGAAATACCATCCAAATAGGTTGCAAGCAGCCGGTGGCTGACAAAACTATCAAGCTAGAACCCTACTAAAAACTCCTAATTCAATCAGTTCATCCGTCCACAATCCACACAACTAATTAATGCTGAAAATTGGATCATACCCACTGTGCTGTTCAAAAGTAGATAGTAAAAGTAACAGTGAGACTCTTCATTTCTTCAATGGAAAAGATTTCAGTTTGTTAAAACATACCAGCAGTCCCCAAGCATTCCTAATACAGCTCCAAGCTGTGAACATAGGTCTAGATTATCTTCTGAAGATTTCAACTCCTCCCTGATGTCGTCTGCACACATAGTGAGCCTTGATTTTGCACTTTCAATGTTCTGGGCGTGAAAAGCCTGGAGAAGCAAAAGTAAGGGCATTGTTGTAACAACATTATTATAGATAAATCCATGAATAATAGAGAACGATTAACTGCCCAAATTTTACAGGTTTCAGAATCTAAAGTTCAACCAACATAAGAGTCTAAAGCGGTTGACTTAATTACTGACCCTCATAGCTTGCTGCACCAGAAAAGCTCCTCTCTCCATCGAAACATCTTCATATATGACTTTGTCCTTGAAATCTGCTGCTTCCACATCCCCTGTAGCATGTGACCGTTTGATTCTGGCGTGGCCATCAATGAACCGATCAACAAGCGCTTGAAGCTCGGCATCAGGCTCAACCCCCTCTATATCGGCACCACACAGCGGGCAGTCCTTAAAGCGTGATATACATGCCCTGCCAATGGAAATCCAATAAGAACCTGAAGGAATCAAATATGAAGCGCATGCAGAAGCACGAGACACACTTGCAGAATTTATGGGCACACGGCTTGCATTTGCTGCTTTCATGGAGCAGCGCCTGGCAGACAATGCAGCTGAGCGGACCCAGCTTGAACGTGTTGGAGTCGTAGCCAAACGGGCACTTTGCCGGCACCATGCGAGGATCATCGGTGCCCTTTTCTTCACCGCCATCGGTACTTTCCTTGTGCTCACTACCATGACCCTTGCCGGTGACAGGGCACACACCAGTGATGCTCTTGTCAGATGTTGCTGCGGGGCATAACCCAGCGCTGCTCTTATCGGCGGCTTTCACAGGGCATACACCGACACCAGTGGTAGCTCCTGCAAAAGGGCAGCGCGAGCTCATGGTATTCGATCGTTTCCCTTCCCTGCAGAAAATGGGACAAGGAACATGAAGTTGCATATTTGGAACACAAAATTATCATATGACAGCGCAACTGAAATTCTATATGTGTGTATGTATGCGTTGGTAGAACATCGCTGTCGGCAAGCAAAGCATTGATCCGTTTGGTGATGGTTGGGTCGGTCAGTACCACAAAGGCATAGCAAGGCTACTACATGTAATGTTATGGAAGGAAATTGACAAAGCACGGCATGAAAACTCAAGGTGCAGTAAATTTGAAGTTGGCTACACTACAGAGTTGTTTGAGCATTGGAGCATATGTGTTCCAACTTCCAAGCTAACGTGATAAGTTTTGCTTCGATTTCAGCCAGATTCAACAAAATCGAAAGGGGGTTTGCCTACTCGCCTTCCTGTGCTCTGTATGATGCTCCACGAGGGCCTGGGACGGCGAGTTCGCGCGGCGGCCTGGGTGGAAGCGCGCCCAGTCCTCGGCGAGAGGTGAGGTCGCGCGGCCggcgtgggcggcggcggcgggatcgACGCGACCGCAAATTTGGGGCACAAGCAGAAGCAGAAAGAAAGAGAGGTGCGTGAGTGGTAGGGAAGGCCTGGATAAGATCGCATCCAACGGTGCCAGGAGTGCCACGTGGGATGATCCAGCGACCACACGCTGCGCCACACCACCAGGAAGAAGGAAagaggattatcatcaacttaaCAATAATTGTTGGTGAATTAAGCATCACCACAAGTGCGCTATCTGTATTGACATTGCTCACTGTACAAGCAGCGCACACATCACAGACTTCAACTTcacatctcattcattcatgcaCAAGGTAAAGAAAGAAATGCAACTATCTGCTGACCACCTCTCATTCTCTATATGATCTGATCTGATCTGATCCAGAAGAAAGAAACAAACACTTCGACCTCCCTACATTATTATCCCACACAGCTGGTTTCAGTTAATCCCCAGACCTACCTCCCTCCCTTTTGCAACCTATGTGCTACTCTCTTTTTTTCATTCATGTACACTACATACATGCAGTCATgacttcgccgccgccgccgccaccgccacggaGGCAGTCTCCTCCGCGCTCGCATTGGCTGGGAGCAGCGCCGCGGGGGATTGGATATGCGCGATCTCCAGCAGGATCTTGTTCAGGGACTGTGGCTTTGAGAAGAAGGGGCAGTGGTCACCGCCCTTGATCTTGAAGATGCCGTCGGGAGGGTTCTCGCGGACCAGCTTCTCCTGGGCGTCTGGCGACAGCATGTGGTCGTCGAGCGTCTGGATGAAGTAGCGGCGGACAGTGCCGTAGTTCTCTGGGGTCAGGGAGAGCTTCTCCATGATTGGGGCTAGAGGGATAGGCCTCATGGACACCGCGGCTAGCGCCATATCCTGCATATTATGAAGCATGTGCAAACTTGTTAGCAAGTCAACTGGACATACATGCTGGCATGACAATGCTGGATACAATACATCTTTTAACAGGTTCCGGTTGCATAATGGTAGAACACAATGTACCTTAGAAGGCGTTTGGTTGAAATAGAGCCCCTTGATCTGCTGTTTATCGAACATAAGCCCAGTAGGAGGCTTGTCCTTTCCATTTCCATAAACTAAAAACTGTGATTCTTGCAAGAAACCATCTGCCGACCGGAGCTGTGAAATGCAGGTTAACGTGAGCTCCCATTGAATATGCACATGGAAATGTAAATATATAAAGAGAGATTTCATACTTCCTCCGAGAACACATCAAAGGGCCGCTGACCATCCTTCACCATCGTAGCAGTAAGAAACACCGCCTTTGAGATCTTTTTGGGGTACTGCTCCAACGCATATGACACACTTGCACCTCCGCAACTATGGCCGACTAAAATGACCTGCATTATCGTCGTTACAAACACAGTGCTCAGAGCTGAATTTGTTTCCTCCCAAAAAATAGATATACATAGAACAGCAGATTTAACAGCCACCTTATCATCTTCAGGAAGTTTATCAAGGTAATCAATCAATGGCTTGGAGTAATCTGCTAATGTAGCTATGCTGTTTGTATCAGTATGGTCTATGCCAGAACCTGTGAGATCTAAGGCAACAGAATCTAGACCAGCTTCCTCCAAGTGTGAGATGGTCTTGTACCAACACCAAGCACCAAATCCTTCTCCATGAACAAGGACAATTTTCTTTGTTTCCAAATTCTCCAGAACAATTGGGGCCTGAAAGTATATACCAGCAGCACCATTAAAAATCTTTTCTTCTAAGAAACCACAAGATAATGTTTGTATGAAAATGTTGACAAGGCTAAGGACAGAGAGATAAAACTACTCTTAGGTATTTACAGGTCGGGGCAACAATAACCGTAACTAGCACACAAGTCATAGATGAGACAAAGTTTTGGGTATGGGACCATGCTGTTAAAGCAGTTAGGTTACTGCTGAGGTGCTAGCGTTGTCTTGTAGCCCCAATGCCATATAAATTTCTCCATGAATAGACAACCATGTCTTGTACTTATGTATGACAACAGTTGCACACAAAGATACCTTTTGAACATATAGTGGCATAAGACAACGATATATAGGCTACTAAATAATCCCATAATCTTTAGAGAATTAGCAAGTGTATGAacatttgaagaaaaaaaaatccctGTTATGCTTTAGGTGAAAAGCATGCAGAGCATAAGAAAAGGCATGCCCAGCATACCAAGAGAACTGAATTAAAAAGAAACCAGAACTATCTTGGCTGGCACAGGGGAAAAGCAACTGCACCGTTATTGTGAACAAGATCAAGGTTCCCAACTGTAGCAAAGTATTAGGCATATACGCTTACAATGACATCTAAAGACTCAAGCTAGGTTATTTAGTtttgaagtatatatatatacttgaaCAGGGCATTTAGCACAGGAATACAGCACCAAGCCAGATGGAAACACAACTTCCTATCCAGTATGGTATAATTCCACAcgttggctgtggcttgtcgtaaacgatcgtaaatttctagccggaacagtatttttctctcacacaaaccagccagctgtacttcttcacgaacaagcaacgatacgaaccagccaaccgaacaggctgcttgaAGTTCTAACATGTTCCAGAACCGGGAACACCAAGTTGTTATCACTTAACTATTGGCAGAAAGTGACTATTCAAATACAACTCAACTTTACCTAACCAAGGAAGCTACAGAGAAATAattgaaaatgtttatatgggaGACAAAAATAATTCAAAAGGTTAGGACAGTTTCCaagtaaaaaagaagaaaaatcctTCGGCAAACAAAAAAGCACAACACAGACAACTAGTTGAACTCACTACTCACCCAATCACATTAAGTCCAACACTAACAACCACATTATAAATCAATAGATCAACCAACCAATACATCCAGGCCAAAGTTGGGGTCAAGTCACAGTCCAAGCTACCCCGTAATAGTGACGTACTGATTTTAAGAGCAGAATGCTACTGAACAAACACCTCAATCATGAAAAATCTGTATGTAAAGTTGCTACCAGAACAATATCTAGGAACTGTCCAGCGCGAATTCTTACCCCTAACTATCTAAGCACATATTGCAAATGACCAAATACTACGGATTACAGAAGCTTGGCACAATTGACCATATACAGAAAATTATGGCAACACCAAAATGTACAATTCTAAGGTAACATTAATAACACTAAGATTGGATTTGGAGCGCAAGAACGCAGGGCAAGGTTGGAGGAAGCAAGCAAGTGAAATTGGAAGTGAAAAAAAAAGGGTAGGTAGTAGGAGCCTTACGGGCTTGGCATTCGTGACGGAGTCCGGCAGGTCGCCGCGGCGGCGGGAGCTGGTGGAGCCGGGGGCCATGCGCCGGGACAGGGAGGCCCCGGCGTCGATGCGGCGCGACATGGAGCCGCCGGCGTCGAGGTGCTGGTGGATGGCCATGGCCAGCGCCTGGCGGTGCAGGAGCTCCTCCTCCGCGGGCGTGAGCTTGGGCCCGCCGCGCGCCGACCGCGCGCTCCCCATCCGCTTGCTGCGCGACACCGCGGCCGCGGCCCGCTGCTCCTTGCGCGGCATGCACGCGAACACGTTGCCCATTGGGGAACGAAATCCGATACGGGGAAACGAGTGTGGGAAGCCGCAAAGCTGCCGCGCGAGATTCAGACAAGACAAGAACGGAGGACTGTGGACTGGGGAGCAAGCAAATCGCGGCAAAGGCGAGCGAGAGCAAAGAAACCAAGGGAAAAGGGAGGAATTTTCAAGCAGGAACTGTGAGCTCT
This DNA window, taken from Miscanthus floridulus cultivar M001 chromosome 13, ASM1932011v1, whole genome shotgun sequence, encodes the following:
- the LOC136498972 gene encoding protein NCA1-like isoform X2, giving the protein MRSYPGLPYHSRTSLSFCFCLCPKFAVASIPPPPPTPAARPHLSPRTGRASTQAAARTRRPRPSWSIIQSTGREGKRSNTMSSRCPFAGATTGVGVCPVKAADKSSAGLCPAATSDKSITGVCPVTGKGHGSEHKESTDGGEEKGTDDPRMVPAKCPFGYDSNTFKLGPLSCIVCQALLHESSKCKPCAHKFCKACISRFKDCPLCGADIEGVEPDAELQALVDRFIDGHARIKRSHATGDVEAADFKDKVIYEDVSMERGAFLVQQAMRAFHAQNIESAKSRLTMCADDIREELKSSEDNLDLCSQLGAVLGMLGDCCRTLGDAPSAITYYEESAEILSKLPTKDLELVHSLSVSLNKIGDLRYYDGDLQSARNYYARSLDVRRSAVKENSAVASQISSSSVQCYNGSDVIGKGKEGSNKLTIWNNWQDRSFTVLLEKMVIRRNSVVASFCTVFFLNLWPK
- the LOC136498972 gene encoding protein NCA1-like isoform X1, with amino-acid sequence MRSYPGLPYHSRTSLSFCFCLCPKFAVASIPPPPPTPAARPHLSPRTGRASTQAAARTRRPRPSWSIIQSTGREGKRSNTMSSRCPFAGATTGVGVCPVKAADKSSAGLCPAATSDKSITGVCPVTGKGHGSEHKESTDGGEEKGTDDPRMVPAKCPFGYDSNTFKLGPLSCIVCQALLHESSKCKPCAHKFCKACISRFKDCPLCGADIEGVEPDAELQALVDRFIDGHARIKRSHATGDVEAADFKDKVIYEDVSMERGAFLVQQAMRAFHAQNIESAKSRLTMCADDIREELKSSEDNLDLCSQLGAVLGMLGDCCRTLGDAPSAITYYEESAEILSKLPTKDLELVHSLSVSLNKIGDLRYYDGDLQSARNYYARSLDVRRSAVKENSAVASQVIDLATSLAKVADVDRNLGNESTAVEGFEEAIQCLEKLKLDSEQASLEQRRLSVLEFLHNQLADK
- the LOC136498973 gene encoding putative methylesterase 14, chloroplastic, whose amino-acid sequence is MGNVFACMPRKEQRAAAAVSRSKRMGSARSARGGPKLTPAEEELLHRQALAMAIHQHLDAGGSMSRRIDAGASLSRRMAPGSTSSRRRGDLPDSVTNAKPAPIVLENLETKKIVLVHGEGFGAWCWYKTISHLEEAGLDSVALDLTGSGIDHTDTNSIATLADYSKPLIDYLDKLPEDDKVILVGHSCGGASVSYALEQYPKKISKAVFLTATMVKDGQRPFDVFSEELRSADGFLQESQFLVYGNGKDKPPTGLMFDKQQIKGLYFNQTPSKDMALAAVSMRPIPLAPIMEKLSLTPENYGTVRRYFIQTLDDHMLSPDAQEKLVRENPPDGIFKIKGGDHCPFFSKPQSLNKILLEIAHIQSPAALLPANASAEETASVAVAAAAAKS
- the LOC136498972 gene encoding protein NCA1-like isoform X3, which produces MRSYPGLPYHSRTSLSFCFCLCPKFAVASIPPPPPTPAARPHLSPRTGRASTQAAARTRRPRPSWSIIQSTGREGKRSNTMSSRCPFAGATTGVGVCPVKAADKSSAGLCPAATSDKSITGVCPVTGKGHGSEHKESTDGGEEKGTDDPRMVPAKCPFGYDSNTFKLGPLSCIVCQALLHESSKCKPCAHKFCKACISRFKDCPLCGADIEGVEPDAELQALVDRFIDGHARIKRSHATGDVEAADFKDKVIYEDVSMERGAFLVQQAMRAFHAQNIESAKSRLTMCADDIREELKSSEDNLDLCSQLGAVLGMLGDCCRTLGDAPSAITYYEESAEILSKLPTKDLELVHSLSVSLNKIGDLRYYDGDLQSARNYYARSLDVRRSAVKENSAVASQISSSSVQCYNGSDVIGKGKEGSNKLTIWNNWSLI